The window GAAttgtttgttttattatctAGAATGCAACACTATCAATCTATGATACCGCTGAAATCATTTGTTGAtgcaaaatttcataaattaatttataacggAGAAGGCAATCTTCATAGGGTACTTGAAAAACGTCTAAATAAAAACACAAAAGACTTGAAGATAggtatacaaaattttaatcaaattgcACCAGCAGAACCAAATGTGCCCAAAATTATTATTGAGAAAAACACAAAGGAAGAATCATATAAGATACTGAATCAACCAATGCAAGCTATACATATAAGAGATACTCCAAGTAATTCTAATAATGTACTTGTCGCATCTCTGCCTGCAGTACAACTTTTATCACCTTTTTTGAGATGTGCTCCatctaatgaaaaaaaaaataatgaagcaGCAGTTTTTCAAGCAGAAACAACTCTACCTCAGGCTACTTATCAAGAATTAACAATAATTACAGATGAATGGAATAGATGTAATGTATTAGGAAGGGGTGGGTTTGGAACAGTATATAAAGGTAATATTAAATTGTTCAAAAGTTGTTAACCCAATTTTAATGAACATTTTTCATcgtattctttttattatacagCTATTTGGAAAAATACAGATGTAGCTATTAAAAAACTGGAAAAAAGAGGAACTGACTCAGATGAAAGTTATGCTGTCCAGCTCCAACAGTCACTGAGAGAAATAAAGATTTTAAATTCTTGTCCACAtgaaaatattttgccattgtATGCATATAGTTTGGATGGAAAATCACCTTGTCTTGTGTATCAGCTCATGAAAAATGGATCTCTAGAAGATAGGTTACTAGTAAAACAAAAAACACAACCATTAACTTGGATACAACGTCATCAAATAGCTAAAGGAACTGCACGTGGCTTACAGTATTTACATACAATTGGGAAAAAACCTTTGATACACGGAGATATAAAAAGTGCCAATATTCTACTTGATAAAAGCTTTGAACCTAAGATAGGAGACTTTGGGTTAGCAAGAGAAGGTCCTGAGGAAGATTCTATGAAAGTAagtattttgtattaaaaaatatattgtagTGAAGTAAATTTAGTAAAACAATTCTTATTCATTTTAGGTAAGCAAAATTCATGGTACTAGGCCTTACCTTCCAGAAGAATTTCTACATGAACGAAAATTGTCTACAAAGGTAGATACCTACAGTTATGGTatagttttatttgaattaGCTACTGGTTTGTCAGCTTATGATGAGTCTAGGTTGGAGAACAAATTTTTGAAAGATTTTATTAACAGTTGGAAAAATGCAGACCTTCCTTTGTTAATGGACAAGAAGGCAGGTGAGAAAGACAAACAGGTTTATACTAATTTAATGCTTCTGGGAAAGTGGTGTACTAATATAGTACAAAACAGGCCCGAAATGAGTCGTGTGTTCAAAAAATTCACCGAATTATGATTTTTTGTTATCTTTATTTTTGCATGAAAGTACTGTATCTTGTAATAAGTATACTGACGAAATTTTAATACGTGCTAGAATTACTtgtgatattattatttatgtagTTACacacatttgtaattgtataaaTACTTGTAtgcaatatattattataattcctAAGGAATCTTTTTGATATAATTACATTGCATGGCGTGCAGTAGTTTTgtagtaattttgtaattataagcTGTAGATACTTGGTTGGAATGTTTATTTCATacaatttgtattttatacaaGTGGTTTTATTTTGTTGCATCCatatttttatgttgtatacagctgttgtttattattattgaaattacatatatttttatgtataatacaaatatttttaaagtatataatgtaattattatataacaaaCGTTTAAGTCACCCCTTATATATAATGCATAGTAGGATAGGTAATATTTCATAACTAATGAGTGTTTATTTCAGTTGAagtatatttaatttacttatatattttttttattttttatatttttgtgtaataatatttttctattttttttttgctaatATAGACATcccatattaaaataataataatctatcATGATAAAACTTATTGatctacaaaaaataataacataaattgatgtttttgatttttattataaaattcaaaattataggCAAGTATATTTTCCGATCTTTATACACTTGTAGCCTTAACGctatatttttatactttaataaatgtagtatgagcaaaaattttctaataataaagagaatgatagaCTAACAACGCAAAGTTACGTTTTCGTTACATTGAAAACGtatctttttaatgaaaattaatgggACACAAATGCAACGAAGAATgaagaaattatgaaatataaattacgaTCTTTAAAAACGGCTTAAATATTATGcatcattatatttttttttctaactaaAAAAATTTCCTTAATATGAAAAGTATTTTAAGTTTAACATGCTCAGTATTAGTATTCGCAAACACGATTGCTTCTTTGAGAAAATTGTACAAATTGAATCATAATACATTATACAAACAAAATACTTTAACAGTATCATATAATgtgaaatattacatttttaaaaacatGTTAAACGTGAGTTTTcgacataaataatttttaaaattcaaattaaaaaaaaaataaataaatttttgcggTTACGATATTTAAAAAGTACTTCGTTATACAAAATCGAAACATAACCTTGTATCTTCATTACCAATATCAATTGGTAAATTTATTAACTAAAatacttaaattatttatttatatttactaaATATTCTAACTAGTACAACAATGATGTACAAAAACCTGTACGAATTTTGTCTCACCGAGTACTTCCGGTGCTGGAAATCAAAGCGTCCGGTGCTAAGCAAAAGTTCAGCAACGTAATAAGTGATATTTCGACGAAAATATCGGCTACCAAAATCGAAATACCTAAgcaatcattattttcaaatttttggcttCCATTTTTCACGTTTTGAACAATAATACACGTAAGTAAAGTATTTTTtagattaaattataatatccgAAAAAATTGATTCGAATTTGTACGTTATACACATTTATTCGTGTACATACATTAGACGACAATATTCATTCATCATTGATTTTCGATAGGCTGGTATCAGtggttattataattaatatcataattattgtattacaaCTTTACTTAGTACgcatttcattaaatttatataataaaccgTTCATAACGTTTTTATTCAAActtattttaatgataattcaCTTCGATAAAATACTTTGAGCTGCTCCAGTGCCATCACTCGGCAGATACGATCGATGGAGCATAGAATAAAttcgtaaaaaaatttatatcaattagatattaaattGTAGTATTACATTAAGAAGCAACGAAACGAaacagaataaaaattaaaagaacgaTATTCTAAAGAAATTAATCGGAGTAAGGGAGAATAAAAGTGAAAGTACATCGTAATAACGTTTTGACAGAGAATAATATcgattgataaatatttttagcTTGAAACCCGGAATGTGTACTGCAACGCAGAATACTTTACAAGTCGGTTTAAGTACGCAACCGTATCcgctacatttttttttctaacgagAAAAAAGAGCAAcgaatacattaattatttaaataagaaaatcgTTCTTTTATTAATCCAAGTGTCTTTCGTTTCATGCTTCGTAAATACTTTAGAGGTGTGTTTGGTTAACTAAACAAGTCCGTTTTTGACGTGATCTTTTTAATAGCCGGCAAGATACGCATCGTTGTGTATTGACCATAATTCAACGGTATCCTTAAATCGCAGCTATCCCTTCGTTCTACCTGAAGAGGTACTTGTTGCTGATTGATGGTCCACAACATGGCTGGTACTGATAATATGATCATCGTCGCTCCCCCGATGGCCAGCAACCAAATTATCACCGTCTGGACTATCGGAAGTACGTAAAGCACCATTttcaagaggaagaggaggtcGTCCGGTATCGAGGGTATATACTGCAAATAcatacattaattattattaataacaagTGTGACACGGATCCACGATATCATTGcgattgattaaaaaatttggcaaaaagtaaaattaattacaaatttcaaaataaagaatatttaccAGATCGCTCCAGAATAATGGGACCGTTAACCCGTTGAAGGCCGAGATTCTGGAACTGTAGGCCGCTTGGGCCATAACAAGGTTGATCTGTATTCTCGAGTTAACTTTTATCGGGATTCCGATCTCctacaaaaaaaagaagataaaagtgAATGAAGGAAGGATTCGGGAAATTACATTGCGGTTTAAGATGCTTTACGAGGTCGACGGCCATATTGAACAACCGTAGCAGCAGTTTAATGATCATTATGTATTATCCTTACACGATTAGGTAACTGTCTAACGTCAACCGGTTTTCGAATACTTGCTAAGCGTTTTGCAACATGGTCGGTTTATCATTAGGGAGAACGTGCCCCTGAGAAATACTTCAAGTGCGACACTTTCAACGACACTTACATAAATTCGCGAATCGATATAAATGAATGAAAGAAATCAGTAGTTAATTAATACCAGGGCCGGCCCGGAGATTTtgggggtccgaggcgagctctGGAAAAGGGCctcttcacatatatgacaaaaaatagtacttcaaataaaatttataaaattcatattaaagcttgtataactaatttagatttgcctttagacgcaaaatcgtcttatggggaccCTGGATCTTGGGGGGTCCTAGgtggccgcctagtctgcctaggcccaggg is drawn from Osmia lignaria lignaria isolate PbOS001 chromosome 14, iyOsmLign1, whole genome shotgun sequence and contains these coding sequences:
- the pll gene encoding serine/threonine-protein kinase pelle isoform X1; amino-acid sequence: MNHVQQFSSVFYKKIYNLLSTMSSNCTDKIKYVYQLPFFERLELCKILNQNDKWEELAGIWMEYDVLTIQSLRKEKNPTDELLTMWGHHNHTISELFVLLSRMQHYQSMIPLKSFVDAKFHKLIYNGEGNLHRVLEKRLNKNTKDLKIGIQNFNQIAPAEPNVPKIIIEKNTKEESYKILNQPMQAIHIRDTPSNSNNVLVASLPAVQLLSPFLRCAPSNEKKNNEAAVFQAETTLPQATYQELTIITDEWNRCNVLGRGGFGTVYKAIWKNTDVAIKKLEKRGTDSDESYAVQLQQSLREIKILNSCPHENILPLYAYSLDGKSPCLVYQLMKNGSLEDRLLVKQKTQPLTWIQRHQIAKGTARGLQYLHTIGKKPLIHGDIKSANILLDKSFEPKIGDFGLAREGPEEDSMKVSKIHGTRPYLPEEFLHERKLSTKVDTYSYGIVLFELATGLSAYDESRLENKFLKDFINSWKNADLPLLMDKKAGEKDKQVYTNLMLLGKWCTNIVQNRPEMSRVFKKFTEL
- the pll gene encoding serine/threonine-protein kinase pelle isoform X2, whose amino-acid sequence is MNHVQQFSSVFYKKIYNLLSTMSSNCTDKIKYVYQLPFFERLELCKILNQNDKWEELAGIWMEYDVLTIQSLRKEKNPTDELLTMWGHHNHTISELFVLLSRMQHYQSMIPLKSFVDAKFHKLIYNGEGNLHRVLEKRLNKNTKDLKIGIQNFNQIAPAEPNVPKIIIEKNTKEESYKILNQPMQAIHIRDTPSNSNNVLVASLPAVQLLSPFLRCAPSNEKKNNEAAVFQAETTLPQATYQELTIITDEWNRCNVLGRGGFGTVYKAIWKNTDVAIKKLEKRGTDSDESYAVQLQQSLREIKILNSCPHENILPLYAYSLDGKSPCLVYQLMKNGSLEDRLLVKQKTQPLTWIQRHQIAKGTARGLQYLHTIGKKPLIHGDIKSANILLDKSFEPKIGDFGLAREGPEEDSMKVSKIHGTRPYLPEEFLHERKLSTKLEKCRPSFVNGQEGR